Genomic DNA from Chaetodon trifascialis isolate fChaTrf1 chromosome 19, fChaTrf1.hap1, whole genome shotgun sequence:
TTCatggacgaggaggaagagaaaaatcaGACCTCCGGGCCTCCTCAGTATGTCTGCGAGTTCAGGTTCATGGACAGCACCACGGCCTGGAAGACCAAGGTGGCCATCCCCAGCACCCAGATGGCGATGGGCTTCTTCCTGCCGCTGGTCATCATGGTCTTTTGCTATAGCGCCATCATCGTCACCCTGCTGAGAGCCAGAAACTTTCAGCGGCACAAGGCAGTGCGGGTGGTGCTGGTCGTGGTGGTGGTGTTCATCACCTGCCACCTGCCCTACAACATGGCGCTCCTCTACGACACCATCAACATGTTCGAGCAGCAGTCGTGCGAAGCCTCGGACGCCCTGCATGTAGCAAAAACGGTGACGCAGACCGTTGCCTACCTGCACTGCTGCCTGAACCCGGTGCTGTATGCCTTCGTCGGGGTGAAGTTCAGGGACCACTTCAGGAGGATCATCCAGGACCTGTGGTGTCTGGGGAAGAGGTACATTGCCCCACGTCGCTTCTCCAGGGCCACCTCTGAAATCTACTTGTCCACTCGGCGCTCATTTGATAGCTCCAGCGAGAAAGGCTCGTCTTTCACCATGTGAGGCCGCCAGTCTGATGTGGACCAGAAGCTTCTCTCTGGAGCTGAACTGGAGGCCTGCCGGCCTCTGAAAGTCCAAACCCGACCGAAGTCTGTAAatcattttgtcatcattttttgCTTCAAGCTGTGGTTCTCAAATCAGGCGTCAGAAGATACAACGGAGGGGTTTGAGGATGATTTCTCAGATAAGAAATGAGAATCTGCTGCACCGTCttcttttctgtactttttgctttttttattgtgaCATTCTGCAGTTTTATCCCTTCAGGACTTAAAAACggctgaaatgaaacaacacagacaagCTGTGATGAAACATGGCTTTGATTCAAACCTGAAGAGTTCACCAGCTGTTTTTCAGAAGACTTCAGGGCCACCTGGTGACTGAGCTGTCAAAGATTTGTCTAACTGTCCCCTAGAAATGATGTCTGGACGGTactaactgtttttgacaggaTACCCACGAGCTGTCACTCGTCATCACTGATgactcctttttttcctttacgGTTTGTTGCTGTCCGAAGTCGTAGGTTAGAAGTCTGCGCCAGGGTAGTGCCTCACTGTTAGGAGTCTacatgtcctcctcttcctcagtatTATTAGCAATGGGCTGGGTCCAGGGTCCAGGGTCCAGGGTCCAGGGTCCAGGGTCCAGGGTCCAGGGTCCAGGGTCCAGGGTCCAGGGTCCAGGGTCCAGGGTCCTGACCTAACATTTATGTttctgctggagggaaactgcagaaagccacacaaacaccagaAGAAGACACAAACTCTTCACAGAGAAGATAATCAGAAAAGTTCAAAAAGACACCAGATCTGGAGATATGTGGTTTTCACAGAGGTGGTGGATGTTTTGTGGTATTTAAGAGCCAGTACAGATTTAGAGATCTGATAAGTGTTCAGTGTAAAACAGGTTCAGTGTTTCTTCAGAGTCTGGCCCTCAGAAGAGAAAACAGATCACTGATCAgatacaagcagtcagactgtaACCTCCATTTTTTCCGCTGTTCTGTGGCGTCACGTGACCTCAGATTGTTTTAATCCAGCCTCAGCCCTGAACATGAAGctgtttcacttcctgctctgatcTTCTGGGACTTTCCAGCAGCTTTGGTTTAAACTTAATCAGCTAATTTTCAGGATTAAAAACTGGAGCTTTTGCCTGCTGAGAGGTTTTTACTTCTGAAGGGGTCAGAGGATCAGATGTGGGTTTGAAGGACCTAAACCTTCTGTCATGACTGATGTCTCAGCGTTTGAAGTAACCGTGTGACGGTAATCCTGAGTAAACTGCTCAGGTTTCAGACTCCTCTGAATGTCTCGTCACACTTTGGTTTTTTGGTcttggcagcagctctgattcTGATCTGGATCCTGTTTAATCCATAAATCTCTCCTGGTTTTCACCCTGATGTCTTCTGGCTGCTCTGCCTCAACTGACGCACAGATAGCAGTTACTTTAGCAATGACTGAAGCtagctgtagctgctgttagcttgttagctcagttagctgtacAGCTACCAGCTCCCCCTGCCCCAGGCCTGAAGACCTCCTCCTTCCGGGGGTGCAAAGCTCCAGTGCTGCAGGTGTAAACACCAACAGTCCCACTCTCAGCTAGCTCCATGGCTAacttagctaactagctaatgagAGTTAGCTGTTACTTTAGCAACAAGTACAGCTATCTGTCCATCATTTTTGGAGTtattttctccataaaatatgatccagTTTCACCAGAGTCAGACCATGAAGTCTCATCACAAACATGTCGAAGTTTTCCACGTGAAGGTGCAGCGGCGCTCACGTGCACTGGCTGCTGCCCCTCGGTCCGCCCTCAGAAACTGGCCATTCAGAAGACAAACTGTGACTCATGCAGAAATGGACGAGCTGAAGATGAGCGTCCTCATGGACAGTCTGTGACCTGCAGTTGCTGatcaagcttttattttctaGCTTCCTGTCATCGTGCTCCGCTCTTATTCTCTTTAAACTTCCTGTTCTGCTAATATTTgagtaatgttttattttttgtatcaCTGAATGTGTCCAACTGAAGGACGTCATCTGACTGTTTCTCTTTAATTACACAATAAACGTTTGAattcaagcagttttttttatttctaatgttCAAAACAAGCAAACGGTTCACATCTCTGTAGTCCTGCGTGTCCACCAGACCGCTCCGTCCACAGAGGACGTTGAGTTAATGACGAGGTCTCGCTCTTCAGATCTATTGGAGACTCAGTGTGATCTGATCTTCCTCATGTTAAAACTGTAAGAAAACAAGGCGCAGAGTCAGACTGAGTCTCATCGTCTGCCTCCTTTAAAAAGAGGGTGGGGACGgtttgctgctctctgctgcccccCAGTGGCCAGAAAACACGAGTACGAGTCTTTTACTTACGAGCAGcaggtgaagctgctgttttaaaGTCAGTTTGGCCACAGCATCCTGTGACGGTTTGTTCCTGCAGCTCACAGAGGAAGGAAACGTCTGTCCACAGAGACGCTGAAAGAGACGCTTTCATTCATCACAAGCTGACCCAGCATCAGGACCGTCCGGTGGTGAACCGCACCTGCGGCGGACGTCAAACACTGAACCATCACGTCTCAAACTGTTTCCTCCTCGTTGTCCTCATGTCTCAGGTCTCTTCTGTCTTCCAGATGTTTCGTTGTGGAATTTCAGATCAAGTCTgaggaaaagctgcagctgatcgtcagaggagaggagagacgccgAAGGTCAGTGAACGAGTCATAAAGACCACACACTGCATCAACCTGGacacaaagagtgtgtgtgtgtgtgtgtgtgtgtgtgtgtgtgtgtgtgtgtgtgtgtgtgtgtgtgtgtgtgtgtgtgcacatgaaatatgagtctgttcacactgactACACTTCAGCTCTGTTAGACTCCAGCTCTAGTTAAACTGCAGAGGAATGTGCACACCaacatgtgtttcagtgttaaactgtcacaggaagaggaaacacacaccGCTCTGCCTGTCAAAATAAAGGTCAATCAACAAAGTAACAGagacttttactttaatacGTCAAAGAGTTTCATTGATCACACAAGAAATATTATCACCAATATTACAAACAGGTTAAACACGTGACCAAAACTACCTGAACCAGGCTGGGACGTCACACTTCACAGGCAGGTAACTCTGAGTGTGTCGGTTGAAATGTTTGGTGAAGGCCGGGCGGGTGGGGTTTAAGTTTACACAGCTTTTCAAGGCtgaaccctgtgtgtgtgtgtgtgtgtgtgtgtgtgtgtgtgtgtgtgtgtgtgtgtgtgtgtgtgtgtgtgtgtgtgtgtgtgtgtgtgtgtgtgtgtgtgtgtgtgtgtcagccttcAGGTATTTTCACCGCCCTCACCTCCACCCACCTTCAGATAAATGATGCTCATATTTACTTTGTGAGGCTGCTGAAGCTGTGACCAGAGGATCGATCGGATCGATCAGCTGTGATCAATAATCAGCTCCGGCAGCCTCTGAATGAAATACTGGCTGAACATCTGGTCTAGAGCAGCTCCAgatgtttctgcttcttctctgcagGTTTAATCTCACAATGAAAAACGTGAGCaggatttgttttattttggtgaaatgtaaagaaaaaggCACATCTGAGGGAGACGCTGCAGCCTGTTAGTGGACACTCGTTAGTCTTCAGTCTCGGTCGGGACTGCAGGGACAGATCACTTGTCCCGGTTCAGTGAGAGGACGAAAGGCACCAGGGCTCCTCTGGCCTCCGCCGGGGAGGGCAGCACCTCCGGCAGGAacccctcctgctcctcgcGCACCTCAAACTGCAGCGTCTGGCTCCGGTTGACGCAGTAGATCCGGTCCCCGAGCACGGCGCAGCGGAACGGCAGCGGGTTGTGGAGCGGGAAGGACGCGCCGCCGTGCCACGCCTTCACCACAGTGTTGTACTTGTACACGCTCACGGCCGCGCGCTCCCGGTCCACGTCGAAGCGGAACACGAGGCTCCGGTGCGCCACCATGTCCGTGGACCGCCGACGGCTCTCGTTGAACGGACACTCCTCCCACTCGTCCCGGCGGGAGTCGTACCGCAGCAGGCGGTAGAAGAGCGAGCCGCCGGACACGAACAGCTCCCCGCCGCAGGACGTCGCCTCGTGCGCAACGGCGAAGGAACCTTTGGGCAGCGGAGCCACCAGACTCCACCTGTCCGCGCGCGGGTCGTAGCGCTCCACCGCGAACAGACACTCCCCTCCGATGGCGTACAGGTAGCCGTCCATGGAGACTAGCCTGAGCTGGCAGCGGGGCTGGGTCAGCCGGCGGATCTGGCTCCAGACGCCGGTCAGCGGGTTGTAGCAGAAGACGCGGTCCGATGCTTTGGAGCGGCCGTCCCCGTGCGCCCTGATCCCCCCCGCCACGAACAGGTAGTTGTACATGGTGCACATCCCGGAGCCTTTGGCCGGGATCTCCTCCGGCAGGCTGGTCAGCACCTCCCACTGCTGGCGCTCCGGGTGGAGGAAGAACACCCGCCGCTGGTTGGTGTCCTCCGGGCCGGGCAGCAGCGGGCTCTGCGGCCGGCTGTTCTCCCGACTCCCCCCGCGGTCGTACACCTCGCTGGTCTCGGCCACCGCCAGCaccttcctgccctccatcctCCGGGCCAGGATGTGCTCCCTCTCCCTGGCGGTGAGCCGGCCGTACACGCCGGGGGTCCGCAGCACCTGCAGGTAGTGGTCGCTCATGTAGCGGTACAGCCGCTCCTTCTCGCCCTCCGCGCCTCCGCTCTTGGCTTTTGTCAGCAGCTCGTAGCAGTTTTCTGCGCTGATCTCTTGCgacatttctgcagctgctgagccGAGGTGTGAACAAAGATCCCCGGCGGCTCTTTCTGACTCTTTGCCCTCGCTGGCATCCATTTGTTCCGGATTTGCTGCGGCTCTGATCGATCCCGGTCCTGCCAGAGACAATTATGCGTCTGAGGATCCAgacttctttctttcctccccaCAACAAACGCCCCTTTCACTCCTCCTTTATTCTCTCTGTTGCTTcaagtttttcttcttcctcttcacacacaaaccagatcCGTTTCTTGGTTAATAACCGTCTCTTCCGGATCCTCCATCCTCCGCTCCTCCAGCGGGGCGCGGTGGCTGATAGAGCCGGGATTCCTCGCCTGCTGTGTGGGGAGGTTCCTCTGCGTCCCCCCGCCGCAGAGCCCGGAGGTGTCTGCGGACACAAAGGCGCTCAGTGTCCGCGTGGAGCGTCCCTCCTCCCCgcctgcagctccacactggCCGCTGTGTTGTGCGCGTTGACGCCCCTCTGACCGTGCAGGCGGACGGGGGGAAGCAGCTGCGCGCCCCGCTGTCCTCTGCGGAacaatgagctgctgcagagcccaGAACCCTGCtggactgcagaggaggaaggagtaCTCTGAACTTCAgcaaaagtactaataccacagtgGAGACAAACCTGCATTCAAAAAGCAAAAGTATTCACATGAAAATACACTTGAAGtaccaaagtaaaagtactcagtatGCAGAGTGGCTCAGTCCAGACTCAGAAATCTgactgcattcatgtgttcattagttTAATGCTGCAACTGCTGAAGCTGGAGCTCATCCAGTGACTTCACTTACTGCTGGAGATCAATGAGTAACAACACCTCATGCAGTCCCTGTATGAAAGGCGCTGTATGAATAaagctttattattattattattattattattagtagtagtagtagtagtagtagtagtagtattcaCTTATGAGTTGATTATACTTTCAATGAATACTCCGTTCATTAACTGTGGTGCAGTGAAAAGTACAACATGGACTGCAGTAGAAGTTTAAAGGAGCATCATATGGAAATACTGAGTGAATTAGAAGTACCTCCAAGTTGTATCTAAGTGTAGTACTCGACAGAATGTACTGTGTTTCTTTCACATGAGAATGAAATAATTCTCgtttttatcatttattcatgtgtttttattcatccaTGGATTTAAGAGAGAGtccaaaaatacaataaaaccattaaaaacagataaatatgTAGATaagagcagagacacagtgagaggaGCGTTCAGGGTTtaaggatgaggaagaggaggaaactgtctgagagaggaaaaaacaagttttaaatcataaaggagagaaaataaacGAGAAGTTTAGAGAAAAGATTCAAGCAGAAGAACAATGAGATCAAGACTCAGCCGCTGACATGTTTCTTAACAAATGGCGCCACCTCGTGTCAGAAGGTCAGAATCACACCTCAGAGCTCTTTAAGCCTTTGAACTGCAGCTGAGCCTGAAGCCGGTCCTCCAGTCACCAAAGCCTGCAGCCCCAACATGTCTGAGGTCTgagtcaggatcaggatcaggatcaggatcaggatcaggatcaggttcagagtcagagtcagagtcagagtcagagtcagagtcagagtcaggatcaggatcaggatcagggtcagagtcagagtcagagtcagagtcagagtcagagtcagagtcagagtcagagtcaggatcaggatcaggagcAGGGTCAGAGTCAGgatcagagtcagagtcagagtcagagtcaggatcagagtcaggatcaggatcaggatcaggatcaggttcagggtcagagtcagagtcagagtcagagtcagagtcagagtcagagtcaggatcaggatcaggatcaggttcaggatcagggtcagagtcagagtcagagtcaggaTCAGAGTCAGGATCagagtcaggatcaggatcaggttcaggatcaggatcaggatcagggtcagagtcagagtcagagtcagagtcagagtcaggatcaggatcagagtcaggatcaggatcaggatcaggatcaggatcaggttcaggatcaggatcaggatcagagtcagagtcagagtcagagtcagagtcagagtcaggatcaggatcagagtCAGGATCAGAGTCAGGATCAGGTTCAGgatcaggttcaggttcaggatcaggttcaggatcaggatcaggatcaggatcaggttcaggatcaggatcaggatcaggatcaggttcaggatcaggatcaggatcaggatcaggaatGCAGCTAAAGtcagaaagtgaaaaatcaGTGAAATAAATCAGTCTGCAAACGAACAGAGCCGCAGTGATGGATGACTGATGGATGACTGATGGATGACTGATGGAGGCCTGATGGAGGCCTGATGGGCGTCAGCGTCTGATGAAAGTAGTTTCTCTCCTCGCTACTGAAGACTGAAACAAGAATGAATTCAGTCCAAACGAACAGTTTGGGaggaaaaaacatccaaaacaaaCTCATCCAGCCgctgcagtctgtcagtgaCCTGCAGGAGGCGCTGCAGCGCTGCGAGACAGAAAACTGAGCAGGATGAGACTGAacgacacaaacacaaacacaaacaacacagacaacacaaacacaatacaacacaaacaacacaaacagatctCTGACGTCCACCTTCATCAGGCTGATCTGGTCTAAATGTGTCCGACAGACGTCCTCTGCGGCGCGGAGGTCACAAACAGCTGACGGATGGTTGTCAGCAGACTCCATGAAtatcagcagctgtgtgatgtCAGCGCTTCACCTGAGCGACAGACACAAGCAGCAGGAAGTCAAACATGATTCGTCCTGACGAGGAAACAAATCGCACCTGACAGATGAAAGTGAGCTGAAGAGCTGCGGCGGCGTCAAGCACGACAGACCGTTTCCTCCAAAGAGTCTGAACCAAACTGCAGTTTTCTGAGCGTCTGAAGAGAAACAGTATTTATGTGTTTGATCATGTTTTCCGTAAAGTTTCTGGTTCTGATCAATATGCTGCGATATTCATtgattattggttttatttatttacgttttaTTGGCCAAACATTCAAATTCAATGTAAAAATTACTCAGACATTTCTTAATAAATCAGGTTTGGTGCTTCGTGTCTCAGAGTCTTCATCACCATCTGGACGTCCTTTACTAAaaacttttattgtgaaatgaaacatgacTTCCTGCTCTGATTGTGTTGATCAGCGTTTGAATGAacgtctgcagagagaaaagtcaGATGTGAAATGATCCGGACTGCTGAGCCGTTTAATCACCTCCAGGATGCAATTACAGAACCAATCAGCTTTCAGCGTCTTAATCAAACATGGCGGCTGTGAGGTGGAGGTGACCTTAGCTCTGCTCCACCCAATCAGACGCTGTCTCAGCAGGAGGCACTTTACTCCTGCTGAGACACGAAGGAGGAGCCAAGCTCATTTTACAGCGTTCATCCgttcatctgtccatccattcatctgttAATTCATTCATGTGGTCGTGTTCattcaatcatgtgttcatctgtccatccattcatctgttAATTAGGTCATGTGTTCATTCGTTCatctgttcatgtgttcatacaCTCATCTGTTAAttctttcatgtgttcatgtgttcatttgttcatctgttcatgtgttcatgtgttcattcgtTCATCTCCACACGTCTGAACAGACGTGACGCTCATTGACACTTCAGTTATATGTCTCACAGAAATGTCCTCTTTGTCAAACCTgcgtctccgtctctgtcttgTAGGACATTGATGagctcctcgtcctcttcctcctcgtcctcgtcctcctcctcctcctcctcctcctctgtttgagCTTGAATGATTGATGAAATGGGAATCAGCgctcagaggtcaaaggtcatctgTGTGTAACATGGAGTGTATTCACTGAGCCTGTTTAGGACCCGAGGACAGCCGACGCTGACGAGGTGTGAGCTAATGGAAGACGAGGACTCCATTAAAACCCGTCAGTGAGAGAGGACTCGTCTCCTTCCTCAGTCTGCTCTCAGAGTCTGTGCACGTCCTCCACGTCGTCTTTATGAAGTTATCGTGTCAGCGCGACTGACAGCAGGATGGAGGAGACGCGTCTTCATCGTCTGATGTCAGACAgcgaggagaggaaacaggaagtccacagggacacagagagtgATCAGAGCAGAAGAGGCAGAGGCTCAGTCAGTCACctgtagagagacagagacgctgagcagagacagaaagacagacaggttgAAGGTTAAAGACATCATGAGACGAGAGTCAATCAGCAGAGAGTCAAATTGgacaacagaggacagaggacagacctGATCATTGAAGGACGTCAGGCCGGCGAGCGTTTCCACGACGAGCAGGTCACATGACAATCACTAATTAAGACCCATCAGAGggacaaaaggaggaggaggaggaggaggaggaggaggaggaggaggaggacagatgaaCGAAGGCTCGTTAAACACAAATGAGTCAATTAAAAGCCATTTCATCCTGGTTGCCATGACGCCCAGAAGCCCtgatgtctgtttctgtgtgacaggaagtgaggtcacactggaaatgtacacacacacacacacacacacacacacacacacacacacacacacacacacacacacacacacacacacacacacacacagaaacacacacacacacagaaacacacacacacacacacacacacacacacacacacacacattgatccTTAGCATCCCCGCCTTGCTCATTCAGCCTCCATGGCAACAGTTGCTATGGTGAcccctctgctgcctcctcagTGACACACCTGTCAGGGTCAGTGCTAACAGGAGCAGAGATCAAAGGTCAAAGCAGGCGTTGTCTCACCTGGTTCAGCCTgaagatcagaatcagaaatcctttattaatccccgagGGGAAGTTgataaaaagataaatgatgGTTTCAGGCTGAACAGTGGACCTGTCTCATGTCCACTGACGTTGTCCTCTGGTGCTGATTTTGGAGCTTGTGTGTCTCCTacgtggagacagacagactctgcGTCCGCCTGTCTGACCTTTACCTGCCAAGATGTCCGTTTGTCTCCTGACGAGTCAACTGTGGACGAGCTCTCAGATCTGAGGAGGGAGCTGAAATGTCACGGCGGCGAGTGATGTCACACTCCCTGTCCTTCGTGTGGACGCCGTTCTGCTGCCTGGAGGTCTTCATGGAGTCTAACTCAGTCAGGTGACGtagcacaaagagaaagagaccatggaggaagctggaggaggacagaggacggacggtcaaacaaacactttgaccAGGAGACACTGTTATGCAACAAACATACTTATCTGATCCCAAAGCCCGACCTGTTCCTGAACCAAACCCCGACCTGTTCCTGAACCAAAGCCCGACCTGCTCCTGAACCAAAGCCCGACCTGTTCCTGAACCAAAGCCCGACCTGCTCCTGAACCAAAGCCCGACCTGTTCCTGAACCAAAGCCCGACCTGCTCCTGAACCAAAGCCCGACCTGCTCCTGAACCAAAGCCCGACCTGCTCCTGAACCAAAGCCCGACCTGCTCCTGAACCAAAGCCCGACCTGTTCCTGAACCAAAGCCCGACCTGCTCCTGAACCAAAGCCCGACCTGCTCCTGAACCAAACCCCGACCTGTTCCTGAACCAAAGCCCGACCTGTTCCTGAACCAAACCCCGACCTGTTCCTGAACCAAAGCCCGACCTGTTCCTGAACCAAAGCCCGACCTGCTCCTGAACCAAAGCACGACCTGTTCCTGAACCAAAGCCCGACCTGCTCCTGAACCAAAGCCCGACCTGCTCCTGAACCAAAGCCCGACCTGCTCCTGAACCAAAGCCCGACCTGCTCCTGAACCAAAGCCCGACCTGCTCCTGAACCAAACCCCGACCTGTTCCTGAACCAAAGCCCGACCTGCTCCTGAACCAAAGCCCGACCTGCTCCTGAACCAAACCCCGACCTGTTCCTGAACCAAAGCCCGACCTGCTCCTGAACCAAAGCACGACCTGTTCCTGAACCAAAGCCCGACCTGCTCCTGAAGCCAAACTTGACAGATTCACAACAACGAGTTCGTCTGTCGCTTTCAATGAGTCTCAATCAAACCCTGAAATGTGTCTGAGCATCAAACTGACAGGACTGAAAGTAAGAGAGAGTCTGAGATTTCATCAAAAAGACTTTTATCTTTATTGACATGAATGACACAAGGTGACGCACTCGTCCtttactcttcctctctctcctcttcttctctccctctcttacaAATCATTAGAAAACTGTACAAGTAGAACAAATAGAAAGAAGTTGTCAGCAGAGAAACTAACTTTAAAAAAGGTTTGGCAGAACAAACGAcctcagaaaca
This window encodes:
- the LOC139347792 gene encoding kelch repeat and BTB domain-containing protein 11-like, whose product is MDASEGKESERAAGDLCSHLGSAAAEMSQEISAENCYELLTKAKSGGAEGEKERLYRYMSDHYLQVLRTPGVYGRLTAREREHILARRMEGRKVLAVAETSEVYDRGGSRENSRPQSPLLPGPEDTNQRRVFFLHPERQQWEVLTSLPEEIPAKGSGMCTMYNYLFVAGGIRAHGDGRSKASDRVFCYNPLTGVWSQIRRLTQPRCQLRLVSMDGYLYAIGGECLFAVERYDPRADRWSLVAPLPKGSFAVAHEATSCGGELFVSGGSLFYRLLRYDSRRDEWEECPFNESRRRSTDMVAHRSLVFRFDVDRERAAVSVYKYNTVVKAWHGGASFPLHNPLPFRCAVLGDRIYCVNRSQTLQFEVREEQEGFLPEVLPSPAEARGALVPFVLSLNRDK
- the ccr6a gene encoding C-C chemokine receptor type 6a; this translates as MESPQEDRTYDSSYYNQNDSYDYDPIGPCSHQNNHSVELVVGPYVHSIICILGFVGNSLVIITYAFYKRTKSMTDVYLLNVAIADLLFVVSLPLIVYNELSGWSMGPVACKLLRGSYSMNLYSGMLLLACISTDRYIAIVQARRSFRLRSLPYSRLICTIVWASALLLSVPTFYFFNWYQPSHMEESFMDEEEEKNQTSGPPQYVCEFRFMDSTTAWKTKVAIPSTQMAMGFFLPLVIMVFCYSAIIVTLLRARNFQRHKAVRVVLVVVVVFITCHLPYNMALLYDTINMFEQQSCEASDALHVAKTVTQTVAYLHCCLNPVLYAFVGVKFRDHFRRIIQDLWCLGKRYIAPRRFSRATSEIYLSTRRSFDSSSEKGSSFTM